A window of the Synergistaceae bacterium genome harbors these coding sequences:
- a CDS encoding 4Fe-4S binding protein produces MIRKIIHIDESKCNGCGLCARACHEGAIDIIDGKARLTRENFCDGFGDCLPECPTGAISFIEREAPEYDKIAVERAKVSRQMLSLGIQWPIQIKLVPVNAEFFKNSDLLIAADCTGFIYANIHNEFIKSHVTLIACPKLDGVNYSEKLSQIFALNEIKSITLLRMEVPCCGGLERMINEALTLSGKNINLTVKIVSRTGKII; encoded by the coding sequence ATGATTCGCAAAATTATTCATATCGACGAGTCCAAATGTAACGGCTGCGGTTTATGTGCTAGAGCCTGCCACGAGGGAGCTATTGATATTATTGACGGCAAAGCAAGATTAACGCGCGAAAATTTTTGCGACGGTTTCGGTGATTGTCTGCCGGAATGTCCGACGGGCGCAATTAGCTTTATAGAACGTGAAGCACCCGAATATGATAAAATCGCTGTCGAACGCGCAAAGGTTTCACGTCAAATGCTTTCTTTAGGGATTCAGTGGCCGATACAAATTAAATTAGTGCCTGTTAATGCTGAATTTTTCAAGAACTCTGATTTATTGATAGCTGCTGATTGCACAGGATTTATTTACGCAAACATTCATAACGAGTTCATAAAGAGTCATGTTACATTAATTGCCTGCCCGAAATTAGACGGCGTTAATTATAGTGAAAAACTTTCGCAGATTTTCGCGTTAAACGAGATTAAGAGCATTACACTTTTAAGAATGGAAGTCCCTTGCTGCGGAGGTCTTGAGAGAATGATTAACGAGGCTTTGACACTTTCAGGGAAAAATATAAATCTCACAGTAAAAATTGTGTCACGGACAGGAAAAATTATATAA
- the thpR gene encoding RNA 2',3'-cyclic phosphodiesterase: MSELIRAFVAVKLPGNIADSLENFLSELRPLSRIKWVRRNQFHITLKFLGELEPGIIRLVQDLLTPMKKFKPFTIELNHIGAFPNLNAPRVLWLGGDKGSQELAKLSRKINDVLYSEADLPLDDKKFRAHMTLARLKDSYLPEELVRKLGTVQNFSWVCDELFLMRSELNPAGPIYTQLL, encoded by the coding sequence ATGTCTGAATTAATACGCGCGTTCGTGGCGGTCAAACTTCCGGGCAATATAGCAGACTCACTCGAAAACTTTTTGTCGGAATTAAGGCCGCTTTCACGCATAAAATGGGTAAGGCGCAATCAATTTCACATCACATTAAAATTTTTAGGCGAACTCGAACCCGGCATTATAAGACTCGTGCAGGATCTATTAACGCCCATGAAAAAATTTAAGCCCTTCACTATCGAATTAAATCACATCGGGGCATTTCCTAATTTGAACGCTCCCAGAGTCTTATGGCTTGGAGGCGACAAAGGCTCGCAGGAACTCGCAAAACTTTCACGCAAAATTAATGACGTTCTCTACAGTGAGGCCGATTTACCGTTGGACGATAAAAAATTTCGCGCTCATATGACTTTGGCAAGGCTGAAAGATTCATATTTGCCTGAAGAACTCGTACGAAAGCTCGGCACCGTGCAAAATTTCTCGTGGGTCTGTGATGAACTCTTCTTAATGCGCAGTGAGCTTAACCCCGCCGGCCCGATTTACACGCAGTTATTATGA
- a CDS encoding nitroreductase family protein, with protein sequence MEFVDVIKSRYSCRKFASKPVEDEKLNAILEAARLAPTAKNVQPVKIWVCKSPDALEKVRTVTPCHFNAPVILAVGGTKDGAFVRSDGRNYEDVDACIVATHLMLAVENCGLGSTWVGFFDAPKLQELFPEMNDYDLVALFPIGYPADDAQPAERHFIRKNLDELVKYL encoded by the coding sequence ATGGAATTTGTTGACGTAATTAAATCGCGCTATTCATGCAGAAAATTCGCAAGCAAGCCCGTAGAAGACGAGAAATTAAATGCTATCTTGGAAGCAGCTAGACTCGCACCTACAGCTAAAAACGTTCAGCCAGTAAAAATTTGGGTCTGCAAGAGTCCTGACGCGCTCGAAAAAGTTAGAACCGTTACACCATGCCACTTTAATGCACCCGTTATTCTCGCTGTAGGAGGCACTAAGGACGGAGCATTTGTAAGATCTGACGGCAGAAATTATGAAGACGTTGACGCTTGCATTGTCGCGACTCATTTGATGTTAGCTGTAGAAAATTGCGGGCTCGGTTCAACGTGGGTAGGATTCTTTGACGCTCCTAAATTGCAGGAGTTATTCCCCGAAATGAATGATTATGATTTAGTCGCACTCTTCCCGATCGGTTACCCTGCTGATGACGCACAACCGGCAGAGAGACACTTTATCAGGAAAAATTTAGACGAGCTCGTGAAATATTTATAA